One window of Bacillus alkalicellulosilyticus genomic DNA carries:
- a CDS encoding ion transporter produces MSVNEKHKKGASALSLYCQRIVNHKGFTATIITLIMINAIIVGIETYPGIYYPNKEWFFKADLLLLWIFTIEIAIRFIASHPKRSFFTNTWNWFDFLIVAAGHIFVGAHFVTVLRILRVLRVLRAISVIPSLRRLVDALLLTIPALGNILILMSIVFYIFAVTGTMLFAQISPEYFGNLQLSLLTLFQVVTLESWASAVMRPIFAEAPWSWLYFVLFVLVGTFIVFNLFIGVIVSNVEKAEKDEAGEEVDETKEELMELRKEVAELKEILLSIKK; encoded by the coding sequence ATGTCAGTTAACGAAAAACATAAAAAAGGGGCATCTGCCCTATCATTATATTGTCAACGTATTGTCAATCACAAAGGATTTACAGCCACTATTATTACTCTAATTATGATAAACGCGATTATCGTTGGGATAGAAACATATCCTGGTATCTATTATCCAAATAAAGAGTGGTTCTTTAAAGCTGATTTACTACTCCTTTGGATCTTCACAATAGAAATTGCCATACGATTTATAGCTTCTCATCCGAAACGAAGTTTTTTTACAAATACATGGAATTGGTTTGATTTTTTAATCGTTGCAGCTGGTCATATCTTTGTTGGTGCTCACTTTGTCACGGTATTACGAATTTTACGCGTACTTCGTGTGTTACGTGCTATTTCCGTTATCCCATCCTTACGACGATTAGTCGATGCACTTTTATTAACCATTCCGGCACTTGGAAACATTTTGATTCTTATGAGTATCGTTTTTTATATCTTTGCGGTTACGGGAACAATGTTATTTGCTCAAATCTCACCTGAATATTTTGGTAACCTGCAATTATCACTACTAACTCTATTTCAGGTGGTTACGTTAGAATCATGGGCGAGTGCCGTAATGAGGCCGATATTTGCGGAAGCACCCTGGTCATGGCTCTACTTTGTGTTGTTTGTCTTAGTAGGCACATTTATCGTATTTAACCTATTCATCGGTGTCATTGTCTCAAATGTAGAAAAAGCAGAGAAAGACGAAGCGGGTGAAGAGGTAGATGAAACAAAAGAAGAATTGATGGAATTGCGCAAGGAAGTAGCAGAATTAAAAGAAATTTTATTATCGATAAAAAAATAG
- a CDS encoding M23 family metallopeptidase, which translates to MRKNKNKPKWWTVTITTGALSPIKQVKVKTSLLYSMLSIPIFLITSIMLLSFIVTSLTSYTSELNDQIEQKDALIQEREQEIVKVKNEYDELEEEALAVKQSIEQFKVFEERLSELNLEFPSSIEDGGSGGVVLGLESKVDENIPEDIVQIRQQLPELIDSFEQTYERLLDYQEQLRTVPTLFPAATGRISSHYGKRSDPITRWTAFHSGTDIAAPLNTEIFAAADGKVIEAGRNGGYGLAIRIQHGDTYETLYAHLNKIDVEIGDTVKKGDVIGGMGTTGRSTGVHLHYEIKRNGEFVDPYPYMTFHERKE; encoded by the coding sequence GTGCGAAAAAATAAGAACAAACCTAAATGGTGGACAGTGACGATTACAACAGGAGCACTGTCTCCAATAAAACAAGTAAAGGTTAAAACAAGTCTTCTTTATAGTATGTTAAGTATTCCTATTTTTCTAATTACTAGTATTATGTTGCTATCATTCATAGTTACGTCATTAACATCTTATACTTCAGAGTTAAACGACCAAATTGAACAGAAGGATGCTTTGATTCAAGAACGAGAACAAGAAATAGTAAAAGTGAAAAATGAATATGACGAGCTTGAGGAAGAAGCTTTAGCGGTTAAACAATCTATCGAACAATTTAAAGTGTTTGAAGAACGACTTAGTGAACTAAATCTTGAATTTCCTTCTTCAATTGAGGATGGAGGGAGCGGGGGAGTTGTTCTTGGATTGGAGAGCAAAGTAGACGAAAATATACCAGAAGATATTGTCCAAATTCGGCAACAGCTTCCTGAGCTCATTGATAGTTTCGAACAAACCTATGAGAGGCTACTAGACTATCAAGAACAACTTCGAACAGTACCAACATTATTCCCTGCAGCTACTGGAAGGATATCTTCGCACTATGGAAAACGAAGTGACCCTATTACAAGATGGACGGCTTTTCACTCAGGAACTGACATTGCAGCGCCGTTAAACACAGAAATCTTTGCTGCAGCAGATGGGAAAGTAATAGAGGCAGGTAGAAATGGCGGGTATGGATTAGCCATTAGGATTCAGCATGGAGATACATATGAAACATTATACGCTCATTTAAATAAGATTGATGTTGAAATTGGTGATACAGTCAAAAAAGGTGACGTGATTGGTGGCATGGGAACAACGGGTCGTAGTACAGGTGTGCATTTGCATTACGAGATTAAAAGAAACGGTGAATTCGTTGACCCTTATCCATATATGACCTTCCATGAACGAAAGGAATGA
- a CDS encoding bactofilin family protein, whose protein sequence is MFSKQKEEKKRTELSTIIGEDTVVEGTIKIESGLRVDGKVYGEIKCSGDVTIGKQGIVEETIFARNLFIAGKVTGKVTVEEKIHIYETGSLQGSAEMKSIVIDENGFFRGESFMKPAVNEGENVVKLAKEISE, encoded by the coding sequence ATGTTTTCAAAGCAAAAGGAAGAGAAAAAGCGAACGGAGTTATCAACAATTATTGGTGAGGATACAGTTGTTGAAGGAACGATTAAAATTGAATCGGGTCTCCGTGTAGATGGAAAAGTGTATGGAGAAATCAAATGTTCCGGGGATGTTACTATCGGAAAACAAGGAATTGTTGAAGAGACCATTTTCGCCCGAAACTTATTTATTGCTGGGAAGGTTACAGGGAAGGTAACTGTAGAAGAAAAAATCCATATTTATGAAACGGGTTCTCTACAAGGATCAGCTGAAATGAAATCGATCGTTATCGATGAGAATGGTTTTTTCCGCGGAGAAAGCTTTATGAAACCGGCTGTTAATGAAGGCGAGAATGTAGTAAAATTGGCTAAAGAAATAAGTGAATAA
- a CDS encoding GyrI-like domain-containing protein, with product MKVITKQFVFIAQKASGSMNNYELARDMRSAWEKLQNIIERENIVTINKHIGYVIRPSWSQITDNRFDLWIGVEVDKVYENSEEIDCLVIPSRSYACITCKGDIEQIQASYEYLLEWMEKEECLMDHSLGAYSIEPNRIYPVNPFEQTSVPIEQFDFDILCPIK from the coding sequence GTGAAAGTCATAACAAAACAATTTGTTTTTATTGCTCAAAAGGCATCAGGAAGTATGAATAATTATGAATTAGCTAGAGATATGCGCAGTGCGTGGGAGAAACTTCAAAACATCATCGAGAGAGAGAATATAGTGACGATAAACAAACACATAGGGTATGTGATAAGACCGAGTTGGAGTCAGATTACGGATAACCGATTTGATTTATGGATAGGTGTCGAAGTTGACAAGGTGTATGAAAATAGTGAGGAAATTGATTGCTTAGTCATTCCATCCCGTTCGTATGCGTGTATTACATGTAAAGGGGATATAGAGCAAATTCAAGCAAGTTATGAATACTTACTTGAATGGATGGAAAAGGAAGAATGCCTTATGGATCACTCATTGGGAGCATATAGTATTGAGCCAAATCGAATATATCCAGTAAATCCTTTTGAACAAACTAGTGTACCGATTGAACAGTTTGATTTTGATATTCTTTGTCCGATAAAATAA
- a CDS encoding processed acidic surface protein, which translates to MKKIYIVLFLITLLSMPLCTVGITVVTAEEQRTPITTENQAQLLAEYGMTLTELESLLAQYGETIGDYEFVEELEEAIDFYLHYGDELDFIFDLLAIVGITEEELDRLFVHLSKLDEVELETKLVAIESRMLALSDFESPEDLSEAEREELASILFDLAAAMKLEVRLFLDVNGERVPVTISELIEMNQLHGNLLVVELYDLDGQFILDFVLSDDLFDAGLFKEIGDMLSVLAGISNSYPTGEMLPDTASSYLENIVLGMLLLVLSLFFYRSYRLTGVNE; encoded by the coding sequence ATGAAGAAGATATACATTGTCCTATTTTTGATTACTTTGCTTAGTATGCCACTATGTACGGTAGGGATAACAGTGGTAACTGCTGAAGAACAAAGAACGCCAATAACCACTGAAAATCAAGCGCAACTGTTAGCGGAATATGGGATGACATTAACGGAACTAGAATCCTTACTTGCCCAATATGGTGAAACCATAGGCGACTATGAATTTGTGGAAGAGCTTGAAGAGGCCATCGATTTTTATTTACATTATGGAGATGAGTTAGATTTTATCTTCGACTTGCTAGCGATCGTCGGAATTACTGAAGAAGAGCTTGACCGACTTTTTGTCCATTTAAGTAAGTTAGACGAGGTAGAACTAGAAACCAAATTAGTAGCCATTGAATCAAGAATGTTAGCACTTAGTGATTTTGAGAGTCCTGAGGATTTGTCAGAGGCAGAACGAGAAGAGTTAGCTTCTATTTTGTTCGACTTAGCTGCAGCGATGAAGTTAGAGGTTAGATTATTTTTAGATGTAAATGGAGAGCGTGTTCCAGTGACCATTTCTGAATTGATTGAGATGAATCAATTACATGGTAACTTGTTGGTGGTAGAACTTTATGACCTGGATGGTCAGTTTATATTAGACTTTGTCTTATCAGATGACTTGTTTGATGCAGGGTTATTTAAGGAAATAGGAGATATGTTATCTGTCCTAGCAGGAATTTCCAATAGCTACCCTACAGGCGAGATGCTTCCAGATACAGCTTCTTCTTATCTTGAAAATATAGTGCTTGGTATGCTTCTTCTTGTACTCTCCCTGTTTTTCTATCGAAGCTATCGTTTGACAGGTGTGAATGAATGA
- a CDS encoding class D sortase yields the protein MSMTNDHSRRTIRWMTLVLLFFSVGLYTVASNSYWLMAGLWSGIPLEEDLVVQEIVESPVVIKQESMEAIPVIHQTQPDIGEQYAELVIPRLDRQLPIYYGVEDDQLKKGIGHIQQTALPGEKDNMVLSGHRDTVFRRLQEMQIGDQVAIKTDSEIYTYKIKKIRVVDKDDQTVIVPKPRATLTITTCYPFGYVGPAPERYVLVAELTNTENAT from the coding sequence ATGAGTATGACCAATGACCACTCACGAAGAACGATTCGATGGATGACCCTTGTTCTTTTGTTCTTTTCAGTTGGACTATATACGGTAGCTTCTAACAGTTATTGGTTAATGGCAGGCTTATGGAGCGGAATACCGCTTGAGGAGGACTTGGTTGTTCAAGAGATTGTAGAGAGTCCCGTAGTCATAAAGCAGGAATCAATGGAAGCGATTCCGGTTATTCATCAGACTCAACCTGATATTGGTGAACAATATGCAGAATTGGTGATTCCGCGGTTAGATAGACAATTACCTATCTATTATGGTGTAGAAGATGACCAATTAAAAAAAGGGATTGGTCATATCCAACAAACAGCCTTACCTGGAGAAAAGGACAATATGGTTCTTTCGGGACATCGAGATACGGTGTTTCGGAGGCTTCAGGAAATGCAAATAGGTGACCAGGTTGCTATAAAGACAGATAGTGAAATCTACACTTATAAAATAAAAAAAATTAGAGTTGTTGATAAAGATGATCAAACTGTAATTGTACCTAAACCAAGAGCAACTCTAACGATAACAACGTGTTATCCATTTGGTTATGTCGGTCCTGCACCGGAACGTTATGTCTTAGTTGCCGAATTAACGAATACCGAAAATGCAACATAA